AAATCCAGACCTGGGCAGTCGAAGATTTCAATCGAAGTGTCTGGTAGAAAGATTTTATCATGTGGgggtgacaaaatgtttttaaagcatGCTGAGAAACACTGACCGGAAGTGTAACTTGGTGCACGGCTGAGGTGTGTCCCCAGAGCGTACACACTCCTCTTTGGTCCCGTGGTCGCAGAACTCTTGGACCTGAGCTCGGCCGCGAGACCGGAACTTTTCCACGATGGACTGCTCCTTGGCTGTGCTGGCATTAAGCAGCTCCAGAATCTCTCTGCTCACCTAGGCATAAATAATATTCACATCATGCCATATTAGTAACCACACTTCCAAACTATCCTGCTTCATGTTCGTGTAGTTGAAAATGTAACGGTTACAATCATTCTGGGTGCTGTTAGAGATTTCATACCTTCTTGCTCTGCTGCTCTTTTGTGGACTGTTGGTTCAGGAGGCTCTCTATCTCCATGTCCACATGTGACGACTGGCTTTTACTGCTCCTGCCCTTCTTGTCAGCCCCGCTGCCTGATGCCGAAGGCCCTGCCAGCTGTGAGGAGGAAGCCGCCGGCGTCAGAGAGGTGAAGGAAGTGTGCGGAGGAGATGCAGAGCTCTGAAGAGAGGGCGAGAAGCCCTGAGCTCTTTTGTGGTGAGTTTGATCTTCCGCTTTTCTCTTGACTCCAGTCCGCTGGGCTCCAGCCCCAGACCCAATCATGGCCCATAGTTTCGTGTGGTCCACTGCCACCAcaactgaggaggaggaagtagTAGAAGAAGAGGCTGAGGTGGGCTGTCGGACCTCGATGAGCTCCTGAGCAGAGAATTTTAGCAGCAGACTCTGGATGCATccatgactgacagctgtttcAGACTGTGAGCGAGAATtaaacagaagagaaagaatttaaaaaataaaaatatgaagttGATAATATGATACAGCCATGCTCTACATTATTTTCCTCTACAAAGCATGTGTACTATTTGCCACAAGCATCTCTGTGCTTAAGAAAAAGACTCACACTGTTGAGGTCATTTGTGATGGCAAGGGAGTCCGTTGGCATCGGAAGACTCAGATCAGACAAATATCCCAGCAGCCTCTTCTCTAGTTCAGGGTCTGGTGGTTTTTCCGTCTCTTCCTGAGGGGGGAACGGTGCTGACGGAGCCGGGCTATCACTCCTGGCTGTGGAACCCTCTGTACTGCTTCCACCATCTGACCAAGAGGAGACAACAGAGGTTAACACCCTAATTTTGAAAAGGTTTTTAAACTAGACCAGGTTTTCCAGATCATTTAGATATCAAATTAAAAGAGTTTTCCATAACTTAACAGTCATGTTTCATAAAATTTCAGGACCTAAAACTGGCATTGGACACTTTGCATCATTTGAAGTTGTGATCttgtgacaaacacacattggTCGTGGATATCGAAGCACACACAGTTCGGCAGCCTTAAAGCAAATTATTGgaactgaaacgattagtcgatcaacagaaaattaaccaaAATTTCTGATAATCGATTCcataagtcatttatcaagcaaaagaCTAATAATTATTTGGTTTAAGTTTCTTAGAAAGGAATTTCTGCTTTTCACTTTAATGTCATTGTAAGTTgaatattttttgattttagactgttggatggacaaaacaaacaaacattttatagactaaatgattaaccaatcaactgaaaaaataattgaaagattaactgataatgtaatgtaaataatgaattattagctgcagccctaaaaaTGATCAGTATcaaaaagcatgaaaaataaCGACCTAGTATCGCATCAAGAGCTGAAACTATtattgtcagaaaattaatcggcaacagttttgataactgattaatcgtcAGAAATTCACTTCTATGATATTTAACGGAATCTCTTTGGTTTTGGGCTGTTCATTAATTGTTTGaattaattgataatggaaataattacAGCCCTGCCcctacaaaaatatataaacagcaagaaaaaatatttacttgTTTGGAGTTCCttagaaaaaacaaactcttcaTTTTATGAAAACATGATTAACTCTGGAATCGTGGAAGTAGccacttatattattatacaatatttCTGCTACAATGCATTGCCTATTAATCATTTAACCAAGTGGCAAAAAATTATGTGTAACAAACAAGTGTAGTAAGTTGAAAGTTTGACAGCTACCAGATTGCTCATTTGTTGAGCAAAAAATCCCAACATTTGCTGGTAAAGGTAAGCGATTTCAAAACATCCCTGACAGTTGTCTTCATTCTTGGCAATTTATTGACTcaataattaactaattaatcgGATGATGAATACTCCATTGATTACTCGATAACAAAAACAATCGTTAGTTGCCGTCCTGCTGATAGCCCTACCCGCGGACAGTTGTGCGGGGTCTTTCCGCCGCCGCTGCAGCCTCTCCCGCAGAGAGTCCAGCTGCTTCTTGTGCGCCTGAATGTTGCTCCACGTGTCCGACATGACGAGCTGGATTCAACACCGACACCGGTCACGCCGAACGGTATTTAGACAAAAGTTGAACACTGTCCGCCTTGTTTGGAGCGACCACAGACTGCATAAGGAGCGACGAATGTATGGTACACGGCTAAACAGTGTCGGGCAAGCATCTTGATTGAGAGATTGAATGTTCCGGCGGACTGGTGCTTTGTATACAAAGGATCCTGACGGTTATGCTACCTGAAATGAATCAATCGTCATACTTTTATTGGTGTTTACCGAAAGCTGTATTTTAGGAACGCAAATCTACTCAATAAAAGTCTGTTAATTTGTGAAGAGGTTCTTTATCGGATTCATTTTGGGTACGGACTACTCCAACTTCCGGCGTCACTGAAATTAAAAGTCTGTTTCCTGTGTGCTATAATGAACTGCATTCGTGCTGTTTCAGGAAAGAAATTActgttttctgtcactgtaTTAACATTAGAATCTGATATGTAATACTCGTTTCGTAACTTGGTGCATTTTGCTCCACTCCACCGGTCACTCTTCCCGCTACCAGGCTGTTGCTGCTCTAAGCTAACGCAAAGATGGCGGAAGACGAGAAGAGTGGTGAGCctgtaaaagacaaaaacgAACTGCAAATTATGAAGGTACTAATTCTCACTTACATCACACTAATATTTAAATCCACCACGTGTACGAGCCTTCGTGTTTTGTTGACTTCTCACGAGGTTAGTGTCGTGTTTCGTCTTAGTTTGCTCGATGGACATCTTCTGAAAGACTCGTTACTATAACAACTGGCTGCAACTGTTACGCTAACAGACCTTTCTTTGTGTTCAGCCTTAATGTTTGATATAGTGTGATATGTATGTGTAccacttttgttgttttaattgtaGAATGACTTCCttccttttcattttgataCATTAAACTGCCTACAAAATGACTGCTTTTGGTTGCATCCTACTTCTTGCTGAGTCACCAGATAGTCAGATTGTCTGAAGATTTTGCACCAAGAATGGGCACTAGGGATGCACTAACCTGGACCATCCCTTATCTGTCACCTTACACAATTTTATAGTACAAATGCAGGTGCATAGATGGTTACACTTTTTAGAAATGGTTATCATTAAGATACATCTGTGTCTTATTTTCTAAAACGATGATGGTAAATTTATTCTGTTACTGATTTGACAGTTGTTTTGCACTTCCATGAAGCTGGACAAAATCAAAGCAACAGAGGCGccgatatcctgacttttagtcccaaGTATGGGTCAAgcaccaaaaacactggatgctacaattcccataatgcaactcaacagcTTCTTTCATAAGTCCCCCAATGTCTGGTAAATGCCCACCTCTTTCAAACTCCAAGCTCCCAGTTTGTATGGCAGGTCTTCTGTAAAAACAACTTAAGCTCAAGTccagataaccctgatgacatcacttgagttattttctcagacttggcaaagctcctccagagacatcaaacaacagtttaacaggctgagtagtactcatTGTGATGGGTAAACtgatcttgatgtgtaaaatgtaatcTTAACGCTACCTCCTTTTAATTAAGGAGATGCCAAACCCTCCTACCTTCAAACAGTAGCTGCTAGATAGCTTTCCTATATGGGATGTAGATTTCTTAATGCACTATTTcatgcattacatttttaatttattgatgttttcCAGTTTTTAGTTCTTAGCTTCCTTATTTCTTTGGTCATAAATGGATGGAGACAGGCGTCTCCATCTTGCTAAAGGTTGGTGGACAGTGAGACAATGACAGGAATAAGTCAAGGACTTCAGTGTTCTATCCCTGACAAAGAATGATATGTtgaattttataatatattcaAGCGAATTGtcaataaaccaaaccaaaaataaCCATAACAATTTTACTGTGTTTCGGATTGGACAGTTTTATCACGTGACTTACTCCCAGAAAAACAAGATCACAAAAAATATGCACAGTAACAACAATATTGGACTAATTCccacatttaaatattattggTATCATAAAATAATGGTATGCTGGTAAATTGGTGCATCTCTAATGGACGATGGTTGTCCCAGTTTTTTCATGAACTTAGTATTGTACTACTGAGAAATGTGCCTTTGGtctatttttaacaatttttttcaacatcccaccctccccctccctctctatGCCCATTACAGGAGCTCGTGGATGATCTGTATAATTTCAGAGATTGCTATTTTGAGACTCACAGTGTGGAGGAAGCTGGGAGGAAACAAAGCGATGTCGCGCAGGAGATCGAAAAGACTCTGAAGAagctggaggagaaagaaggtGAGTGTTGTCTTTACACAGCAGCACTTCAGTTTTTAATTTGCAGAATATCATTCACACCCGCTGTAACTCTGTGTTTTACGATTTCCCATAgatcattttaaacacaaagcAGAGTTTCTGCTGCAGAAGGGCAGGTGTCTGAACGTAGCTCCTGACTTCAGTGTCGTAGCAGAAGAGTGCCTTTCCCGTGCTGTGAAGCTGGAGCCTGGCTTGGTCGAGGGCTGGAACACATTAggggagcagtactggaaaaaaGGAGACCTGATCGGTGCCAAGAACTGCTTCACTGGAGCTTTGCAACAGGTACAgaagggacagaaagagagagagagagatgttttcAACGCCTTCTTTTCCATGGCTTTCCACATAAAAAGCCATAATTCAAGCACCACATTCCTAGATATGCGGTAACACACAAGGTATTGTTATAGTGTGCTTCCATTAGAAGGTTTGGCATGGAGCAAGTTTTcttcaaatgtaaacaaatcagAATGGTACTTTATAGAAGTTTTTGTtaagtatttgttttaaaaggatTAAAAATGCAACATGTATGTTAACATTTATGGAAATTTATGTCAAGACAAACTGTCACAGTCTGGTTGCAGTGAtgagttttttatttaaaattcccaattgtgaaattaaataacaaaacatcTGGGACTATACCTAATGAATTAACAGGTATTTTCTGAATTAATCACTAAAAACTCCTGTGGaatttctttccatctctccatGCTAGGTTTCACTTACTAACTCATCTGTCTTGTGCTTTATCTTCCACCTCTGTAGAGCAAGAACAAAGTGTCTCTACGCAACCTGTCTATGGTGCTGAGACAGCTGCCAGCAGCGGACAGCGACACCCATGGCAAGCAGGTGCTGGAGAGTGTGGACATGGCGCGACAAGCTGTCCAGCTGGATGTCACAGACGGGACGTCCTGGTGTGAGTAGAGCGTCTGGGTACTTAGTAAGCATAGAATATGAAAGAGTGTTGTGGGGAAGtgctcctttttctctctgtaatgAGGGAGCTGTTTGTTACACAGATCCAGAGTTAGAGTGAACAGTGATTTATGTGCTGTCTTAATATGGAAGTATATTGATGACAAAAGATTTGATCTTTGAGAGTGTACAGGCAAAGATTTGAAAGAGCAGAATTAGATTTGTGCGCGAGGGAGGACAGAATCGTGACTTGAGCATGCAAAAGGGGTTCTCGCGTTTGTAATGATCAAAGCTGCTCGCACTCACTTTTGGCAGTCTGAATCTCCTGAGTGCAAACTCAAACTGAGAGTGTCACCTGTTCAATTTGAACAGGAAATGAAGGGCCATCCTGTTACACCCTTCCTTctactttcaaaataagagctgGAACAGTGGCATTTTTTAAACCACCAAATGGAGAT
This sequence is a window from Siniperca chuatsi isolate FFG_IHB_CAS linkage group LG22, ASM2008510v1, whole genome shotgun sequence. Protein-coding genes within it:
- the mettl3 gene encoding N6-adenosine-methyltransferase subunit METTL3 isoform X1 yields the protein MSDTWSNIQAHKKQLDSLRERLQRRRKDPAQLSADGGSSTEGSTARSDSPAPSAPFPPQEETEKPPDPELEKRLLGYLSDLSLPMPTDSLAITNDLNSSETAVSHGCIQSLLLKFSAQELIEVRQPTSASSSTTSSSSVVVAVDHTKLWAMIGSGAGAQRTGVKRKAEDQTHHKRAQGFSPSLQSSASPPHTSFTSLTPAASSSQLAGPSASGSGADKKGRSSKSQSSHVDMEIESLLNQQSTKEQQSKKVSREILELLNASTAKEQSIVEKFRSRGRAQVQEFCDHGTKEECVRSGDTPQPCTKLHFRRIINKHTDESLGDCSFLNTCFHMDTCKYVHYEIDSPPEAEGCLLVSQAGTTELGLCPGDADSNVGKLFPSQWICCDIRYLDVSILGKFAVVMADPPWDIHMELPYGTLTDDEMRKLNIPILQDDGFLFLWVTGRAMELGRECLSLWGYERVDEIIWVKTNQLQRIIRTGRTGHWLNHGKEHCLVGVKGNPQGFNRGLDCDVIVAEVRSTSHKPDEIYGMIERLSPGTRKIELFGRPHNVQPNWVTLGNQLDGIHLLDPEVVARFKKRYPDGVISKPKNMQ